The Lysobacter enzymogenes genome window below encodes:
- the kdsA gene encoding 3-deoxy-8-phosphooctulonate synthase produces the protein MKLCGFDVGLDQPFFLIAGPCVIESMQLQLDVAGQLKEITSALGIPFIFKSSFDKANRTSATSFRGPGMEEGLKVLAEVKRQIGVPVLTDVHEYTPMDEVASVVDVLQTPAFLCRQTDFIQNVARAGKPVNIKKGQFLSPWEMKHVTAKAKATGNEAIMACERGASFGYNNLVSDMRSLSVMRDTGCPVVFDATHSVQLPGGMDGKSGGQREFVPVLARAAIAVGVSGVFMETHPKPEEALSDGPNAVPLPKMRGLLETLVELDRITKKNGFLEQDF, from the coding sequence ATGAAACTCTGCGGCTTTGACGTCGGTCTCGACCAGCCCTTCTTCCTGATCGCCGGCCCCTGCGTGATCGAGTCGATGCAGTTGCAGCTCGACGTCGCCGGCCAGCTCAAGGAAATCACCTCGGCGCTCGGCATTCCCTTCATCTTCAAGTCCAGCTTCGACAAGGCCAACCGCACCTCGGCGACGAGCTTCCGCGGCCCCGGCATGGAGGAAGGGCTGAAGGTGCTGGCCGAGGTCAAGCGCCAGATCGGCGTGCCGGTGCTGACCGACGTGCACGAATACACCCCGATGGACGAGGTCGCCTCGGTCGTCGACGTGCTGCAGACCCCGGCGTTCCTGTGCCGGCAGACCGACTTCATCCAGAACGTGGCGCGCGCCGGCAAGCCGGTCAACATCAAGAAGGGCCAGTTCCTGTCGCCCTGGGAGATGAAGCACGTCACCGCCAAGGCCAAGGCCACCGGCAACGAGGCGATCATGGCCTGCGAGCGCGGCGCCAGCTTCGGCTACAACAACCTGGTCAGCGACATGCGCTCGCTGAGCGTGATGCGCGACACCGGCTGCCCGGTGGTGTTCGACGCGACCCATTCGGTGCAGCTGCCCGGCGGCATGGACGGCAAGTCCGGCGGCCAGCGCGAGTTCGTGCCGGTGCTGGCGCGCGCGGCGATCGCCGTCGGCGTGTCGGGCGTGTTCATGGAAACCCACCCGAAGCCCGAAGAAGCGCTGTCCGACGGTCCCAACGCGGTGCCGCTGCCGAAGATGCGCGGCCTGCTGGAGACCCTGGTCGAGCTCGACCGGATCACCAAGAAGAACGGGTTCCTGGAGCAGGATTTCTGA
- a CDS encoding helix-hairpin-helix domain-containing protein: protein MAFSDHERQRLLALNGVGETVIARLEQAGYNSLNQLVGADPARICAQVAGMLRASCWGNSPQARAAISAIVGLAQSSTLSPSHPP from the coding sequence ATGGCCTTTTCCGACCACGAACGCCAGCGCCTGCTCGCCCTCAACGGCGTCGGCGAAACCGTGATCGCGCGCTTGGAGCAGGCGGGCTACAACTCGCTGAACCAACTGGTCGGGGCCGATCCGGCGCGCATCTGCGCGCAGGTCGCCGGTATGCTGCGCGCCAGTTGCTGGGGCAACAGCCCCCAGGCGCGCGCCGCGATCTCGGCTATCGTTGGCCTCGCCCAGTCTTCGACCCTTTCCCCTTCCCACCCTCCCTGA